The following are from one region of the Francisella opportunistica genome:
- the glyQ gene encoding glycine--tRNA ligase subunit alpha: MLTFQEIILKLHHYWASKGCAIIQPLDMEVGAGTFHPATTLRAIGPEPWTAAYVQPSRRPTDGRYGENPNRTQHYYQYQVVMKPSPDDIQELYLGSLRELGIDTLENDIRFVEDNWESPTLGAWGLGWEVWSNGMEITQFTYFQQVGGLECKPVMGEITYGLERLAMYIQNVDSMYDILWANTQNGPLYYRDVFLQNEVEMSTYNFEEANVDELFKQFDLLEKEGYRLVEKNLPIPAYEFVLKASHTFNLLDARHAISVTERQGYILRVRKLALEVAKEYYSAREKLGFPAFKK, encoded by the coding sequence ATGCTTACATTTCAAGAAATTATTTTAAAACTACATCATTATTGGGCATCAAAAGGTTGTGCGATTATTCAACCATTGGATATGGAAGTAGGTGCTGGGACATTTCATCCAGCAACTACATTAAGAGCAATAGGTCCAGAGCCTTGGACAGCTGCATATGTGCAACCTTCAAGAAGACCTACAGATGGTCGCTATGGTGAGAATCCAAATCGTACGCAACACTATTATCAATATCAAGTTGTAATGAAACCATCACCAGATGATATTCAAGAGTTATATCTTGGTTCACTTAGAGAGCTTGGTATTGATACATTAGAGAACGATATTCGTTTTGTAGAAGACAACTGGGAATCACCAACATTAGGTGCTTGGGGTCTTGGTTGGGAAGTATGGTCAAATGGTATGGAGATTACCCAGTTTACTTACTTTCAGCAAGTAGGCGGACTTGAGTGTAAGCCAGTGATGGGTGAGATTACTTATGGTCTTGAGCGACTAGCAATGTATATCCAAAATGTTGATAGTATGTATGATATCTTATGGGCTAATACGCAAAATGGTCCTTTATATTATCGTGATGTATTTTTGCAAAATGAAGTTGAGATGTCGACTTATAACTTTGAAGAGGCAAATGTCGATGAGCTATTTAAGCAGTTTGATTTATTAGAGAAAGAAGGTTATCGCTTGGTTGAGAAAAATCTACCTATACCTGCTTATGAGTTTGTATTAAAAGCATCGCATACATTTAACTTATTAGATGCTCGTCATGCGATATCTGTTACAGAAAGACAAGGCTATATTCTAAGAGTTAGAAAATTAGCT